GGCCGCTGACCGGCACGAACACCGGCCGGTTGCGGTAGGCCACCCACAGGTTCAGGCCCAGCACGAGACCGAGGAAGACCGCGGCGGCCACCCCGAGCCCGGCGCGGGAGAACAGCTGGGTGGTGAAGACGCCCCGGTAGCCGACCTCCCCGTACCAGAGCCAGTCGACGTAGGTGCCCAGCATTCGCGATCCGGCGATCAGGGCGACCAGCACGATGCCGCCCAGGATCAGCAGTATCCGGCTTCGCCGGGACAGTTTCGGCATTCCGACCGGGGGCCGCATGGCCACAGCGCACGCTCCTGGTGACGATCAGCAGGCAGGTGGGACGGCGCCGGTGTCCACGCCACCGACCGCCCTCGTGATGTTCAACTCTACGACCCCGGTGTGAAGTTCCTGGAAGGGGCTTCGCGAAGTGGATTAATCCGACATCTCGCCGCACCGGGGTGCGCCATCCGGACCACCTCGGCGGTGCGACCATGGTCGGCATGCCGCAGACCCCCGAGCAGGACCTGACCGCAGCGCTGGCCTCGGCCGCCCGCGAGATCGAGGAGTTCGTCGCCGCCGCCGGGTGGGACCAGCCCACCCAGGTCTTCGCCCTGGTGCCCACCCGAATCCTGCTGACCGCCGAGCCGGGGCTGGCCGATCAGCTCGACCCCGATTCGGCGCTCACCCCGATCGCCCAGGAATCGCTGCCCGCCGACGACCTCGCCGAGGCGCTCGCCCGCATCGAATGGCCCGAGCAGGTGGCCGGGTGCGCGCTGGTGCAGGAGATCGTGGTGCTGCCGCCGGAGGCGGAGGCCGAGCTGCCGGACGACGCGGAGGCGGCGCGGCAGGCGGCTGCCGAGCACCCGGAGCGCCAGGAGGCGCGACTGGTCGCGGCGGTGCTGCGCGATGGCGGCGAAGCCTGCGTGATGCGCCTGCGCGCCGAAGGCGACGAGCAGGGCGAGCGCATCGAGGACCGCTCCCTCGCCCCGAATCTGATCATCGCGTTGCACGCCACCTTCGCGGAGTGACCTGCCCGCTCCCAGCCCGCGCGAGCAGGCGACCAGCGACCACGTTCGAGTGAACTTTCTTTCCAGGTCGGTGGCCGCCAGCAGGACTTGGAGGGGATGCGCCGCAGGTTCTCAGGCGTCGTCTGGCGAGGGCAGCCCGCCGTGTGTCGGAAGGGATGTCCCTGTCCAGACGGCGTCTGAGGTTCCCGCTACCCGCACCGACAAGGTGCGACCGGTGAAATCCTCAGCCCCGGTCAGCAGCTGGCCGGGGCCTTGCCCGCGCGGAGGTCGTCGAGCGCCTTGGTGGCCTCCTGGAGAGTGCCGACCTTGGCCAGCTGCAGCCCGTCCGGGGCCTGCGCCTTCGCCTCCGCGCAGTTGTCGGCGGGCACCAGGAAGGTGGTGGCACCGGCTTCCCTGGCCTTGACCATCTTGAACGGGATGCCGCCGATCGGGTTGACCTCGCCGGCCGGGGTGATCTCCCCGGTGCCGGCCACGAACTGACCGCCGTTGAGCTCGCCCGGCGTGAGCTTGTCGATGATCGCCAGGGTGAACATCAGCCCCGCCGACGGGCCGCCGACATCGGCCAGGCTGATCTCGATCTCGAAGCCGACGTCCGGCCGCTCGGTCGCCGCCACCCCGAGGAAGCCCTGCTGCTG
This portion of the Saccharopolyspora antimicrobica genome encodes:
- a CDS encoding PPA1309 family protein codes for the protein MPQTPEQDLTAALASAAREIEEFVAAAGWDQPTQVFALVPTRILLTAEPGLADQLDPDSALTPIAQESLPADDLAEALARIEWPEQVAGCALVQEIVVLPPEAEAELPDDAEAARQAAAEHPERQEARLVAAVLRDGGEACVMRLRAEGDEQGERIEDRSLAPNLIIALHATFAE